One region of Eupeodes corollae chromosome 1, idEupCoro1.1, whole genome shotgun sequence genomic DNA includes:
- the LOC129938542 gene encoding fumarate hydratase, mitochondrial-like isoform X4 has product MATEKGVRIESDTFGELKVPCDKYYGAQTMRSMINFPIGGRTERMPKPVIQAMGVLKKAAAEVNKEFGLDPIIADAISKAADDVISGELYEEHFPLVIWQTGSGTQTNMNVNEVISNRAIEILGGELGSKMPVHPNDHVNKSQSSNDTFPTAIHISIALQLHNNLIPALQILHDGLQKKSEEFKDIIKIGRTHTMDAVPLTLGQEFSGYAQQMKYSIERINSVIPHILQLALGGTAVGTGLNTRIGFAEKCAERISELTGLPFVTAPNKFEALAARDATVEVSGALNTIAVSLMKIGNDIRFLGSGPRCGLGELMLPENEPGSSIMPGKVNPTQCEALTMLAAQVMGNHVAVTIGGANGHFELNVFKPLVVSNTLRSIRLLADGVRTFNSNCVRGIVANRDRIDKIMNESLMLVTALNPHIGYDNSAKIAKTAHKNGTTLMEEAINLGYLTKKQFEEWVKPSDMLGPK; this is encoded by the exons AT ggcGACGGAAAAGGGTGTCAGGATTGAGTCCGATACATTTGGTGAGTTGAAGGTGCCCTGTGACAAGTACTATGGTGCTCAGACAATGCGATCGATGATCAACTTTCCCATTGGTGGCAGAACCGAAAGAATGCCA AAACCTGTGATCCAAGCAATGGGAGTTCTGAAGAAGGCAGCCGCTGAAGTTAACAAGGAATTCGGTTTGGATCCAATAATTGCTGATGCAATTTCAAAAGCAGCCGATGATGTTATTTCAGGAGAACTCTACGAAGAGCACTTCCCTTTGGTTATTTGGCAAACTGGTTCTGGTACTCAGACGAACATGAATGTGAACGAG GTGATCAGCAATCGTGCCATTGAAATTTTGGGCGGTGAACTTGGTTCTAAGATGCCTGTGCACCCCAACGATCATGTTAACAAGTCGCAAAGTTCAAATGACACCTTCCCCACTGCCATACACATCTCCATTGCCCTCCAAttacataataatttaatacCAGCATTGCAGATTCTTCATGACGGTTTGCAAAAAAAGTCTGAGGAATTCAAGGATATCATTAAAATCGGTCGTACTCATACCATGGACGCTGTGCCACTCACTCTTGGTCAAGAATTCAGTGGATATGCCCAACAGATGAAATATTCCATTGAAAGGATTAATTCAGTTATACCACATATTTTGCAGCTGGCCTTGGGTGGTACTGCTGTCGGAACAGGTCTGAACACTCGCATCGGCTTTGCCGAGAAATGTGCAGAAAGGATATCTGAACTCACTGGGTTGCCTTTTGTGACTGCTCCCAATAAATTCGAGGCGCTCGCTGCCCGAGATGCTACTGTGGAAGTTTCAGGAGCCTTAAACACCATTGCTGTTAGTCTGATGAAGATTGGAAACGATATTCGTTTCTTGGGGTCAGGCCCACGTTGTGGTCTTGGAGAACTCATGTTGCCTGAAAATGAGCCTGGTAGCTCAATTATGCCTGGCAAAGTCAATCCCACTCAATGCGAAGCTCTTACAATGTTGGCCGCTCAAGTGATGGGTAATCATGTCGCAGTGACAATTGGAGGAGCGAATGGACACTTTGAATTAAATGTATTCAAACCCCTTGTCGTGTCTAATACTCTTAGATCCATTAGACTTTTag CTGATGGAGTCAGAACATTCAATTCAAATTGTGTACGTGGTATCGTTGCTAATCGTGACCGTATTGACAAAATTATGAATGAGTCCCTTATGCTTGTAACTGCACTTAATCCACATATTGGTTATGACAATTCTGCTAAAATTGCCAAAACAGCACATAAAAATGGAACAACGCTTATGGAAGAAGCCATCAACTTGGGTTACTTAACAAAAAAGCAATTCGAGGAATGGGTTAAGCCAAGTGACATGTTGGGACCtaagtaa
- the LOC129938542 gene encoding fumarate hydratase, mitochondrial-like isoform X2 encodes MVLQVLKSSWTIRSVQQLNRTKWATTLVRSMATEKGVRIESDTFGELKVPCDKYYGAQTMRSMINFPIGGRTERMPKPVIQAMGVLKKAAAEVNKEFGLDPIIADAISKAADDVISGELYEEHFPLVIWQTGSGTQTNMNVNEVISNRAIEILGGELGSKMPVHPNDHVNKSQSSNDTFPTAIHISIALQLHNNLIPALQILHDGLQKKSEEFKDIIKIGRTHTMDAVPLTLGQEFSGYAQQMKYSIERINSVIPHILQLALGGTAVGTGLNTRIGFAEKCAERISELTGLPFVTAPNKFEALAARDATVEVSGALNTIAVSLMKIGNDIRFLGSGPRCGLGELMLPENEPGSSIMPGKVNPTQCEALTMLAAQVMGNHVAVTIGGANGHFELNVFKPLVVSNTLRSIRLLADGVRTFNSNCVRGIVANRDRIDKIMNESLMLVTALNPHIGYDNSAKIAKTAHKNGTTLMEEAINLGYLTKKQFEEWVKPSDMLGPK; translated from the exons gcGACGGAAAAGGGTGTCAGGATTGAGTCCGATACATTTGGTGAGTTGAAGGTGCCCTGTGACAAGTACTATGGTGCTCAGACAATGCGATCGATGATCAACTTTCCCATTGGTGGCAGAACCGAAAGAATGCCA AAACCTGTGATCCAAGCAATGGGAGTTCTGAAGAAGGCAGCCGCTGAAGTTAACAAGGAATTCGGTTTGGATCCAATAATTGCTGATGCAATTTCAAAAGCAGCCGATGATGTTATTTCAGGAGAACTCTACGAAGAGCACTTCCCTTTGGTTATTTGGCAAACTGGTTCTGGTACTCAGACGAACATGAATGTGAACGAG GTGATCAGCAATCGTGCCATTGAAATTTTGGGCGGTGAACTTGGTTCTAAGATGCCTGTGCACCCCAACGATCATGTTAACAAGTCGCAAAGTTCAAATGACACCTTCCCCACTGCCATACACATCTCCATTGCCCTCCAAttacataataatttaatacCAGCATTGCAGATTCTTCATGACGGTTTGCAAAAAAAGTCTGAGGAATTCAAGGATATCATTAAAATCGGTCGTACTCATACCATGGACGCTGTGCCACTCACTCTTGGTCAAGAATTCAGTGGATATGCCCAACAGATGAAATATTCCATTGAAAGGATTAATTCAGTTATACCACATATTTTGCAGCTGGCCTTGGGTGGTACTGCTGTCGGAACAGGTCTGAACACTCGCATCGGCTTTGCCGAGAAATGTGCAGAAAGGATATCTGAACTCACTGGGTTGCCTTTTGTGACTGCTCCCAATAAATTCGAGGCGCTCGCTGCCCGAGATGCTACTGTGGAAGTTTCAGGAGCCTTAAACACCATTGCTGTTAGTCTGATGAAGATTGGAAACGATATTCGTTTCTTGGGGTCAGGCCCACGTTGTGGTCTTGGAGAACTCATGTTGCCTGAAAATGAGCCTGGTAGCTCAATTATGCCTGGCAAAGTCAATCCCACTCAATGCGAAGCTCTTACAATGTTGGCCGCTCAAGTGATGGGTAATCATGTCGCAGTGACAATTGGAGGAGCGAATGGACACTTTGAATTAAATGTATTCAAACCCCTTGTCGTGTCTAATACTCTTAGATCCATTAGACTTTTag CTGATGGAGTCAGAACATTCAATTCAAATTGTGTACGTGGTATCGTTGCTAATCGTGACCGTATTGACAAAATTATGAATGAGTCCCTTATGCTTGTAACTGCACTTAATCCACATATTGGTTATGACAATTCTGCTAAAATTGCCAAAACAGCACATAAAAATGGAACAACGCTTATGGAAGAAGCCATCAACTTGGGTTACTTAACAAAAAAGCAATTCGAGGAATGGGTTAAGCCAAGTGACATGTTGGGACCtaagtaa